One Gossypium raimondii isolate GPD5lz chromosome 3, ASM2569854v1, whole genome shotgun sequence genomic window carries:
- the LOC105797284 gene encoding kinesin-like protein KIN-7N produces MEKICVAVRVRPPICHENSSSTFWGVDDNQISLHKLHGSPISGVSYTFDHVFDENCSNSDVYELLTKDIIHAAVDGFNGTAFAYGQTSSGKTFTMNGSSNDPGIIHRAVNDIFQKINMISDREFLIRVSYMEIYNEEINDLFAVENQKLQIHENLERGIFVAGLREEIVNNAEQVMKLLESGEVNRHFGETNMNARSSRSHTIFRVVIESKGKDTGSFGDYSSSDAIRVSVLNLVDLAGSERIAKTGTGGVRLKEGKYINKSLMVLGNVINKLSDSAKRRAHIPYRDSKLTRILQPALGGNAKTSIICTVAPEEIHIEETKGTLLFASRAKRVTNCAQVNEVLTDAALLKRQKLEIEELRWKLQGSHAEVLEQEILKLRNDMLKYELEREKLEMELEKERRSHKERDQYIRDQLMMIENLSSLVSDGDGSSSQGSMKESPTEECHNRGDDFKTPCFKAAPKAFVAKRSNYSQLPDFSPLPDSFSDVADEDTWFKINKGYIADLDSLQTTPARKVQSFPPEDVTPNYLNKKYKKELQNLKRRLELVTEEKNELQRKLAEDIEVKDRLKGYISKLKQEALLAREMPQRLCGSVTSFKDTYEEVLSKMQRYTFDGKSSTAKLLRCISEIGSILFSTMETSISNTTDRHKLSSENDSLIQEYNKMLSEKLKSTITSLILSETASSEDKQTKTPCSCNFEVVAWSRYHVSILVLFFVMILGYFVPFFRTLIF; encoded by the exons atggagaagaTCTGCGTAGCAGTGAGAGTAAGACCTCCAATTTGCCATGAAAATTCTTCTTCAACTTTCTGGGGAGTCGATGATAATCAAATCTCTCTTCACAAGCTCCACGGCAGCCCAATTTCCGGCGTTTCTTACACTTTCG ATCATGTCTTCGATGAGAATTGCTCGAATTCAGATGTTTACGAGCTTCTTACTAAGGATATTATTCATGCTGCTGTCGACGGCTTTAACG gaACGGCTTTTGCATACGGGCAAACAAGCAGCGGCAAGACCTTCACTATGAACGGTTCATCTAACGATCCCGGAATTATTCATCGAGCAGTTAACGATATATTTCAGAAAATAAATATG ATTTCTGATCGAGAGTTTCTCATCCGAGTTTCCTACATGGAAATTTACAATGAAGAAATTAACGACCTTTTCGCTGTAGAGAATCAGAAATTGCAGATTCATGAGAATTTAGAG CGTGGGATTTTCGTTGCGGGTCTTAGGGAGGAAATTGTGAACAATGCTGAACAAGTGATGAAGCTCCTGGAGTCTGGAGAAG TTAATAGGCATTTTGGTGAGACAAATATGAATGCACGAAGTAGTAGGTCTCATACAATATTCAGAGTG GTGATAGAAAGCAAGGGAAAGGATACAGGCTCTTTTGGTGATTATTCAAGCAGTGATGCCATACGCGTCTCAGTTTTG AATTTGGTTGATTTGGCTGGTTCTGAGCGGATTGCTAAGACTGGAACTGGTGGAGTACGTTTGAAGGAAGGAAAGTATATTAACAAGAGCTTAATGGTTCTTGGTAATGTAATTAACAAACTTAGTGATAGTGCAAAACGAAG GGCACATATTCCTTATCGTGATAGTAAATTAACCCGCATACTCCAGCCTGCTCTAGGAGGGAATGCGAAAACTTCAATTATATGTACTGTAGCTCCTGAAGAG attCATATTGAGGAGACGAAGGGAACTCTCCTTTTCGCTAGCAGAGCTAAACGAGTTACTAATTGTGCTCAAGTGAATGAG GTTTTGACGGATGCAGCCCTACTGAAAAGGCAAAAGTTAGAGATAGAGGAGCTACGCTGGAAGCTTCAG GGATCTCATGCTGAGGTGCTAGAGCAAGAGATATTAAAGCTGAGGAATGATATGCTTAAG TATGAATTAGAGCGTGAAAAGCTTGAAATGGaactagaaaaagaaagaagatcaCATAAAGAGCGTGATCAGTACATTAGAGACCAGCTGATGATGATCGAAAACCTAAGTAGTTTGGTTTCTGATGGTGATGGAAGCTCTAGTCAG GGATCCATGAAAGAAAGCCCAACAGAAGAATGTCATAATAGGGGAGATGATTTTAAAACACCTTGTTTTAAAGCAGCTCCCAAGGCCTTTGTCGCCAAGAGATCAAATTATTCACAGTTGCCAGACTTCAGTCCTCTTCCAGATTCTTTTAGCGATGTAGCTGATGAAGACACTTGGTTCAAAATAAACAAGGGTTACATAGCAGACCTGGATTCACTTCAAACAACACCTGCAAGAAAAGTTCAATCCTTTCCACCAGAAGATGTTACTCCT AATTATTTGAATAAGAAATACAAAAAGGAACTCCAAAATCTCAAGAGACGGCTAGAACTTGTCACTGAAGAGAAGAACGAACTCCAG AGAAAGCTTGCAGAAGATATAGAAGTGAAGGATAGATTAAAGGGTTATATATCTAAACTTAAACAAGAAGCATTACTAGCTAGGGAAATGCCTCAAAGGTTGTGCGGCTCTGTGACAAGTTTTAAAGATACATACGAGGAAGTTTTGTCAAAGATGCAG AGGTATACATTTGATGGGAAATCTTCAACTGCAAAACTGCTCCGTTGCATAAGTGAAATTGGGTCAATCCTTTTCTCGACTATGGAAACTAGTATCTCAAACACAACAGATCGTCACAAATTGTCATCTGAGAATGACTCTCTAATACAAGAATACAACAAAATGCtttctgaaaagctaaaaagcACAATTACATCCTTGATTCTATCCGAAACAGCAAGCTCTGAGGATAAACAAACCAAGACTCCATGCAGCTGCAACTTTGAGGTAGTTGCCTGGTCAAGATACCATGTAtccattttggttttatttttcgtGATGATTTTAGGATATTTCGTTCCATTCTTCAGGACATTGATTTTCTGA